A stretch of Cupriavidus necator DNA encodes these proteins:
- a CDS encoding dienelactone hydrolase family protein, which translates to MTHAPATPQRSPRTARPAVAVLRAAVALGLGAWLAGASAHTPELPAPALAQPAPLTPAGVLAPNAVSRAAPGSAATAPVPAQRVQLRGDAATPALTAYWFLPREGATPRALPVVVALHGCGGLLSARPARASAAGAAGTAQADVSGLLQQRYREYAHWLNERGYAVLMPDSFSARGRPHGICSEPIDARGIDDRTRRADALAALRWVAQQPAVDTARIVLLGWSNGAQAVLATVDASRPWPAGTPQVERAVAFYPGCRRAVQQHNFRLRAPMLLMIGGADDWTPATRCAMLQSAVLARQPGARFRLEIYPGAYHGFDGTSELHMRRDVPAGMRKTQGVTVGGDAVARVAALAQLDSWLASPDP; encoded by the coding sequence ATGACCCACGCACCCGCCACCCCGCAACGCTCACCGCGCACCGCCCGTCCGGCGGTGGCGGTGCTGCGCGCCGCGGTGGCACTGGGGCTGGGCGCATGGCTGGCCGGCGCATCCGCGCATACACCGGAACTGCCCGCGCCCGCGCTGGCGCAGCCGGCGCCGCTGACGCCCGCCGGCGTGCTGGCGCCGAATGCGGTGAGCCGGGCCGCGCCAGGATCCGCGGCCACGGCACCCGTGCCGGCGCAGCGTGTCCAGCTGCGCGGCGATGCGGCCACGCCCGCGCTCACCGCCTACTGGTTCCTGCCGCGCGAGGGCGCCACCCCGCGCGCGCTGCCGGTGGTGGTGGCGTTGCACGGCTGCGGCGGCCTGCTGTCCGCGCGCCCCGCGCGCGCGAGCGCGGCGGGTGCCGCCGGAACCGCCCAGGCGGACGTTTCCGGACTGCTGCAGCAACGCTACCGCGAATACGCGCACTGGCTGAACGAGCGCGGCTATGCCGTGCTGATGCCCGACAGCTTCAGCGCGCGCGGCAGGCCCCACGGCATCTGCTCCGAACCCATCGACGCGCGCGGCATCGACGACCGCACGCGCCGCGCCGATGCGCTGGCCGCGCTGCGCTGGGTGGCGCAGCAGCCGGCGGTCGACACCGCGCGTATCGTGCTGCTGGGCTGGTCCAACGGCGCGCAGGCGGTGCTGGCCACCGTCGATGCCAGCCGCCCGTGGCCGGCCGGCACGCCCCAGGTGGAGCGTGCGGTGGCGTTCTACCCGGGCTGCAGGCGCGCCGTGCAGCAGCACAACTTCCGCCTGCGCGCGCCTATGCTGCTGATGATCGGCGGCGCCGACGACTGGACGCCCGCCACCCGCTGCGCCATGCTGCAAAGCGCGGTGCTGGCGCGCCAGCCGGGCGCGCGCTTCCGGCTGGAGATCTACCCCGGCGCCTATCACGGCTTTGACGGCACCAGCGAGCTGCATATGCGCCGCGACGTACCGGCGGGCATGCGCAAGACCCAGGGCGTCACCGTCGGCGGCGATGCGGTGGCCCGCGTGGCCGCGCTGGCCCAGCTCGACTCATGGCTTGCCAGCCCCGACCCCTGA